AAGATGATttttggtgcatgcctttgggCTTATTCAAAAGTGTACAATAGAAAAGTGTATTTCCTTTCTTAGAAAGGAGATGTTTTTCTACTTTGCAACATGTGATTACAAAAATCTTCCTCTGTGGGAAGATTAACCATGTATTGAACTACTGaaaagtatatatttttagaTATACAGAAGGAATCTACACGGGGCAGCGTTCAGACCTATATAGAAGTCATAGCATTCTGTATAGGACCAAAAGGAAGTAATATTCAACACTTAAACAGACTTTGTTGGGTAGAAATACCTTTCGATCTTGCATTGACTTCCAAAAAGAAAATGCCGCAGAAGTTTGCTGAAACTTTTGTTTGAATTTTCTCTGTCAGTGTATTTAGCCCAAATGCAACAGCTTTGGGTTAGCACAATGTAAgaatcaaaacacaaaactaaatAGTTCAGTCTGGTTTGCCAATCCAGCTTGACTGAAATAAGTAACCAATCACTTGCAAACTGAAAAACTGTCCAACTCCTCTAAGGTTTTGACAAAATAACCTTGGCTGACGTGGGAACACTCCTACTTTGAATTCTGACCTGACAGTGAAGATTCATGCTTGACATGATTTCAAACCTGACAGTGTCTGTTTAAGGAGTCATGGTACAGTTTGCTAATTCAATCCCAGATACCTGTTGATTACCTGTAAGATCTAGAGTCCAAAGTAGCCAGCAGCCGTATCCCTGAGTGCTCTGTGCCCATCAGATATTGTGAAGTAAGCAGAATTGGGACGGGTCACAGCTCTGAGGATTGACCTCAGGTGCTGTAGACAGCCCCAGATTCAAGAATTGTATCTGCTTCCTTGGGAGTCATCACTGAACTAATGTCCCACACTGCATTACTTACTGTAGATGCTCTCCAAGAGGAGGCCCAGAGCACACATCCTAATTGTTTGTGGTACTCAGAGAGGGGGTGCTAACTCTGATGCCCTGGCCAAATTCCAGTTTAGGGATGTGGGTCTTCTTGTCATTCTAATTGGAAATGTGCATCACTTCCCATTTCTCCTATTGCTCTCAGTACAAACTACACAAGTCTGTTCCTTTGCCCCAATCCCAAGTCTCCAAGATACTGGTATTATATGGGCCAAGTTCATGCCTTATCTTAATGCACAAGAGTTGAAGAGTGAGTGAGCTTGATATCATCAGGATGCCCTGTACTTGGAGGGTGGACTCTTGTGATGCTTGGGAATGAAACCAGCCCTCTTTCAGCATATGTTAGGAAATATGCGCTGGTTGGAAGCTTCCAGCCATAAGGAATGAGCTGAAACCAGTTTCCCCTCTTTTCTTATAGCATGATAAGAAAGTCTGTTGGGTTTTCAGCAGTTGGGGAAGGCCGGAGTTCTGCAGCTTTAATCTGGGTAACTAAGGTTGTTTTAATCTGGGTAACTAGCTGGTTTAATATGGATAACTAAGGCTGGTTTGAGCAAGACTTTGGTAAATTAACTGGGTTCTCAGATGCCACAGACTCCGTGATAAGTCACCATTATTTTCAATGGCTGTGATGGAGTCCCCCTGTAGCCGTTACTTTAAGATTACATGCAGAGTTGCTTTATTTTGAGCTTTTTGTGTACACACAATCCCAAACTGGAAAAACTTAAAAAGGAATCCTGCTGTGAAAGGTATATATTACTCTAGATTTTTCTTACTGTAAATATTGTAAGATTGTAATACTGTCGATATTTTATTAACCAACAAATGTTAATCTATGTGAAATCAGACTTATTTTAAATGTGcttcttatttactgtgtgtggtCCCTGTTGCTGACAGTATTAAGTTATATTCTGATGTAAGATTAACTTTATTAAAGAATGTAAACATTAATGTTTCCTTATGGGAAAACAAATAAAGTATAAAGAAGACAATTCTTTTCATTGAAATATACTGTGTATTTACACTTGCTAGACCCAGCACCACTTATAAACTTAGTCACTGTCCAGTTTCAGTTAACACAGCTGACACGATTGTGCTCCACTTGAAAGTCTAAGCCTTGGTGTTGTTGGAATAGAAACAGTTTGTATTTGTCTGCTGTGAATCATCTTGAAATTTCTAATCAAGTTTGTAAAATTTTTATAGTAAAAGTTTTAATGACGATTTAAAAAATTACCTTCTCTAAAGAATGGTCAAAACAATATCCTTTCAGAAATAGAGTTGCTCTTTACTATCTTTCCAAAATGACTTTGGTTAAATGGACCAGGTGTATATTAGTTAAAATCTAGGGCTAAGTTCTTGATATTCTTTGAGTTTACAAGTTAATCCTTATTGGAGTTGTGCCAATATACAATAGAATATCATTAATTTGCACTGTTTGGGGACCCCATTTAAAAATGCTGAATTTTGCCAACTAAAAAGTAagcaaatgcaattttaaaagtaaatttgagCATTCTGTGTTAAATATGTGCAGTTATTATCATATGAAGAAGCGCAGTGTGTTGGGCTGTACTATAACCATATTTGCTGTCATGTTCTcccatctcagtgctgggaactcaCCATGTGGAAACCAAGCAACCGTGTTGTGCATCAGCCGGCTTGAGTTTGTTCAATATCAAAGCTGAAGCTAGCGAGGTCTGCTGTACTGCTTATTGAAGTATTGTGATTCTTTTAGGCATTGATTCTTACAAAATATATACTGTAACAGTATACTTTGTacagatttaaattttatttgaaaaatgaaataaagtaggcaaaaaataaagatgtttatttttcatgtgaCTACATAAACAGATCATCAGTCTTTTGTTTCAATGCTTTTGTGGGAGAGGGATCTGGGtggcctgtttgttttgtttcggttTGGTTTTTGGTCAATGGAGACATCTCCAGGACTTTGTAGCAGGTggacatttgcctgcaaatcatCATTAATTGTTGCAGGTATTAAATGTATATTCTCACATGGGAAAACCccattttctattttactttaaaacatttctttataaGATTATTTTGTGAATAGACTTCCTCTGTGGCTTCTTGGGTCAACTTTTAATAAATTATCTGGCAGTGTGATAGTTAACCATGCTGCTGCCCTGAAAAGAAGAGAGAACTTGCCCATGAATCCTGCTCATTTCCTGGGAAAACCTTTTTTTGTTCCTGTCATCTTGTGTTTGAAGTTGGTTTGGAGAAGTGTACAAGAGTCCGTGATGTAAGATGAAGAGTAAGGTCCTTTTTAAACTGCTTTTTTTGTGGAATCGAATAGCAGAGAGAAACGAAGCCACAAAAACATAGCACAGGAGTGAATCTTCAGGACACTTCCATTGGAAcattctagaacagtggttctcaaccttcctaatgctgcagccctttagtACAGTctgtcatgttgtggtgacccccaaccgtaaaattattttattgcctctttataactgtaattttgctgctgttatttatgcatcataatgtaaatatctgataagttGACCCcccccaagggggtcatgacccacaggttaagaaccactgttctagaaggTTAGATTAGCTAACTGAGGAGAACCACCTCAGTTTTGACTTCTgagtaaaattctttaaaaaacaagcaaacaaagactTCAGGAGCCTTATGGGTATATCTCCTTGGCTTTAGGAAGTAGAGTGTGAAGTTTTATTTGTGCCTTTTgctttttatcattattttaatattttcacataCCTTCAAGCAAGAT
This Peromyscus eremicus chromosome 19, PerEre_H2_v1, whole genome shotgun sequence DNA region includes the following protein-coding sequences:
- the Igip gene encoding IgA-inducing protein homolog; the protein is MCSYYHMKKRSVLGCTITIFAVMFSHLSAGNSPCGNQATVLCISRLEFVQYQS